One genomic region from Caloenas nicobarica isolate bCalNic1 chromosome 22, bCalNic1.hap1, whole genome shotgun sequence encodes:
- the KCNAB2 gene encoding voltage-gated potassium channel subunit beta-2 isoform X1, which translates to MYPESTTDSPARLSLRQTGSPGMIYSARYGSPKRQLQFYRNLGKSGLRVSCLGLGTWVTFGGQITDEMAEQLMTLAYDNGINLFDTAEVYAAGKAEVVLGNIIKKKGWRRSSLVITTKIFWGGKAETERGLSRKHIIEGLKASLERLQLEYVDVVFANRPDPNTPMEETVRAMTHVINQGMAMYWGTSRWSSMEIMEAYSVARQFNLIPPICEQAEYHMFQREKVEVQLPELFHKIGVGAMTWSPLACGIVSGKYDGGIPPYSRASLKGYQWLKDKILSEEGRRQQAKLKELQAIAERLGCTLPQLAIAWCLRNEGVSSVLLGASNTDQLMENIGAIQVLPKLSSSIVHEIDSILGNKPYSKKDYRS; encoded by the exons ATGTATCCCGAATCCACCACTGACTCCCCAGCGCGACTCTCGCTGCGGCAGACAGGCTCCCCCGGGATGATTTACAG CGCGAGGTACGGGAGCCCCAAGCGCCAGCTCCAGTTCTACAG GAACCTCGGAAAGTCCGGGCTGCGCGTGTCCTGCCTGGGCCTGG GGACATGGGTGACCTTTGGAGGGCAGATCACAGACGAG ATGGCGGAGCAGCTGATGACTTTAGCCTACGACAACGGCATTAATCTCTTTGACACGGCAGAAGTCTACGCCGCCGGCAA GGCCGAGGTGGTGCTGGGGAACATCATCAAGAAGAAAGGCTGGAG ACGGTCCAGTCTGGTCATCACCACCAAAATCTTCTGGGGAGGAAA GGCTGAGACGGAGAGGGGCCTGTCCCGAAAACACATCATCGAAG GTCTGAAGGCGTCGCTGGAGCGGCTGCAGCTGGAGTACGTGGACGTGGTGTTCGCCAACCGGCCTGACCCCAACACACCGATGGAAG AGACGGTGCGAGCCATGACCCACGTCATCAACCAGGGGATGGCCATGTACTGGGGGACTTCGCGCTGGAGCTCCATGGAGATCATG GAGGCATATTCGGTGGCCCGGCAGTTCAACCTGATCCCGCCGATCTGCGAGCAGGCCGAGTACCACATGTTCCAGCGAGAGAAGGTGGAGGTGCAGCTCCCCGAGCTCTTCCACAAGATCG GCGTCGGAGCCATGACCTGGTCCCCGCTGGCCTGCGGCATCGTCTCAGGGAAGTACGACGGGGGGATCCCCCCCTACTCCCGCGCCTCACTGAAG gggtaCCAGTGGCTGAAGGACAAGATCCTGAGTGAGGAGGGCCGGCGGCAGCAGGCCAAGCTGAAGGAGCTGCAGGCCATCGCCGAGCGCCTGGGCTGCACCCTGCCGCAGCTCGCCATCG cctggtGCCTGCGCAACGAGGGCGTGAGCTCCGTCCTGCTGGGAGCCTCCAACACCGACCAGCTGATGGAGAACATCGGAGCAATACAG GTCCTTCCGAAGCTGTCGTCTTCCATCGTCCACGAGATCGATAGCATCCTGGGCAACAAACCCTACAGCAAGAAGGACTACAGATCCTAA
- the KCNAB2 gene encoding voltage-gated potassium channel subunit beta-2 isoform X2: protein MYPESTTDSPARLSLRQTGSPGMIYRNLGKSGLRVSCLGLGTWVTFGGQITDEMAEQLMTLAYDNGINLFDTAEVYAAGKAEVVLGNIIKKKGWRRSSLVITTKIFWGGKAETERGLSRKHIIEGLKASLERLQLEYVDVVFANRPDPNTPMEETVRAMTHVINQGMAMYWGTSRWSSMEIMEAYSVARQFNLIPPICEQAEYHMFQREKVEVQLPELFHKIGVGAMTWSPLACGIVSGKYDGGIPPYSRASLKGYQWLKDKILSEEGRRQQAKLKELQAIAERLGCTLPQLAIAWCLRNEGVSSVLLGASNTDQLMENIGAIQVLPKLSSSIVHEIDSILGNKPYSKKDYRS from the exons ATGTATCCCGAATCCACCACTGACTCCCCAGCGCGACTCTCGCTGCGGCAGACAGGCTCCCCCGGGATGATTTACAG GAACCTCGGAAAGTCCGGGCTGCGCGTGTCCTGCCTGGGCCTGG GGACATGGGTGACCTTTGGAGGGCAGATCACAGACGAG ATGGCGGAGCAGCTGATGACTTTAGCCTACGACAACGGCATTAATCTCTTTGACACGGCAGAAGTCTACGCCGCCGGCAA GGCCGAGGTGGTGCTGGGGAACATCATCAAGAAGAAAGGCTGGAG ACGGTCCAGTCTGGTCATCACCACCAAAATCTTCTGGGGAGGAAA GGCTGAGACGGAGAGGGGCCTGTCCCGAAAACACATCATCGAAG GTCTGAAGGCGTCGCTGGAGCGGCTGCAGCTGGAGTACGTGGACGTGGTGTTCGCCAACCGGCCTGACCCCAACACACCGATGGAAG AGACGGTGCGAGCCATGACCCACGTCATCAACCAGGGGATGGCCATGTACTGGGGGACTTCGCGCTGGAGCTCCATGGAGATCATG GAGGCATATTCGGTGGCCCGGCAGTTCAACCTGATCCCGCCGATCTGCGAGCAGGCCGAGTACCACATGTTCCAGCGAGAGAAGGTGGAGGTGCAGCTCCCCGAGCTCTTCCACAAGATCG GCGTCGGAGCCATGACCTGGTCCCCGCTGGCCTGCGGCATCGTCTCAGGGAAGTACGACGGGGGGATCCCCCCCTACTCCCGCGCCTCACTGAAG gggtaCCAGTGGCTGAAGGACAAGATCCTGAGTGAGGAGGGCCGGCGGCAGCAGGCCAAGCTGAAGGAGCTGCAGGCCATCGCCGAGCGCCTGGGCTGCACCCTGCCGCAGCTCGCCATCG cctggtGCCTGCGCAACGAGGGCGTGAGCTCCGTCCTGCTGGGAGCCTCCAACACCGACCAGCTGATGGAGAACATCGGAGCAATACAG GTCCTTCCGAAGCTGTCGTCTTCCATCGTCCACGAGATCGATAGCATCCTGGGCAACAAACCCTACAGCAAGAAGGACTACAGATCCTAA
- the KCNAB2 gene encoding voltage-gated potassium channel subunit beta-2 isoform X3, producing MQVSFVCSEHSIKSRSAEDRLNRQNAGSPSLGTRGKFRAVAMVARSLGQLSVQNAPSSSESSVKQPGMKYRNLGKSGLRVSCLGLGTWVTFGGQITDEMAEQLMTLAYDNGINLFDTAEVYAAGKAEVVLGNIIKKKGWRRSSLVITTKIFWGGKAETERGLSRKHIIEGLKASLERLQLEYVDVVFANRPDPNTPMEETVRAMTHVINQGMAMYWGTSRWSSMEIMEAYSVARQFNLIPPICEQAEYHMFQREKVEVQLPELFHKIGVGAMTWSPLACGIVSGKYDGGIPPYSRASLKGYQWLKDKILSEEGRRQQAKLKELQAIAERLGCTLPQLAIAWCLRNEGVSSVLLGASNTDQLMENIGAIQVLPKLSSSIVHEIDSILGNKPYSKKDYRS from the exons ATGCAGGTCTCCTTTGTGTGCTCCGAGCACAGCATCAAAAGCCGGAGTGCGGAGGACCGGCTGAACCGGCAGAATgccggcagccccagcctcGGCACCCGCGGCAAGTTCCGGGCAGTGGCCATGGTGGCCCGCAGCCTGGGGCAGCTCTCGGTGCAGAACGCCCCCTCCTCCAGCGAGTCCAGCGTCAAGCAGCCGGGGATGAAGTACCG GAACCTCGGAAAGTCCGGGCTGCGCGTGTCCTGCCTGGGCCTGG GGACATGGGTGACCTTTGGAGGGCAGATCACAGACGAG ATGGCGGAGCAGCTGATGACTTTAGCCTACGACAACGGCATTAATCTCTTTGACACGGCAGAAGTCTACGCCGCCGGCAA GGCCGAGGTGGTGCTGGGGAACATCATCAAGAAGAAAGGCTGGAG ACGGTCCAGTCTGGTCATCACCACCAAAATCTTCTGGGGAGGAAA GGCTGAGACGGAGAGGGGCCTGTCCCGAAAACACATCATCGAAG GTCTGAAGGCGTCGCTGGAGCGGCTGCAGCTGGAGTACGTGGACGTGGTGTTCGCCAACCGGCCTGACCCCAACACACCGATGGAAG AGACGGTGCGAGCCATGACCCACGTCATCAACCAGGGGATGGCCATGTACTGGGGGACTTCGCGCTGGAGCTCCATGGAGATCATG GAGGCATATTCGGTGGCCCGGCAGTTCAACCTGATCCCGCCGATCTGCGAGCAGGCCGAGTACCACATGTTCCAGCGAGAGAAGGTGGAGGTGCAGCTCCCCGAGCTCTTCCACAAGATCG GCGTCGGAGCCATGACCTGGTCCCCGCTGGCCTGCGGCATCGTCTCAGGGAAGTACGACGGGGGGATCCCCCCCTACTCCCGCGCCTCACTGAAG gggtaCCAGTGGCTGAAGGACAAGATCCTGAGTGAGGAGGGCCGGCGGCAGCAGGCCAAGCTGAAGGAGCTGCAGGCCATCGCCGAGCGCCTGGGCTGCACCCTGCCGCAGCTCGCCATCG cctggtGCCTGCGCAACGAGGGCGTGAGCTCCGTCCTGCTGGGAGCCTCCAACACCGACCAGCTGATGGAGAACATCGGAGCAATACAG GTCCTTCCGAAGCTGTCGTCTTCCATCGTCCACGAGATCGATAGCATCCTGGGCAACAAACCCTACAGCAAGAAGGACTACAGATCCTAA
- the CHD5 gene encoding chromodomain-helicase-DNA-binding protein 5 isoform X5: MIQCGERKRDRVEEGDGYETDHQDYCEVCQQGGEIILCDTCPRAYHLVCLDPELEKAPEGRWSCPHCEKEGIQWEPKEEEEEEEEGGEEEEDDHMEFCRVCKDGGELLCCDTCPSSYHLHCLNPPLPEIPNGEWLCPRCTCPPLKGKVQRILHWAWKEPPAAPLPPALGSPDAELPLPPPKAPGGIPEREFFVKWAGLSYWHCSWVKELQLELYHTVMYRNYQRKNDMDEPPAFDYGSGDEDSQREKRKNKDPQYAKMEERFYRYGIKPEWMMIHRILNHSFDKKGDVHYLIKWKDLPYDQCTWEIDDIDIPYYENLKQLYWNHRELMLGEDTRPLKKLNKKGKKLKEEKLEKPPERPLVDPTVKFDKQPWYIDATGGTLHPYQLEGLNWLRFSWAQGTDTILADEMGLGKTVQTIVFLYSLYKEGHSKGPYLVSAPLSTIINWEREFEMWAPDFYVVTYTGDKESRSVIRENEFSFEDNAIRSGKKVFRMKKEAQIKFHVLLTSYELITIDQAVLGSIEWACLVVDEAHRLKNNQSKFFRVLNCYKIDYKLLLTGTPLQNNLEELFHLLNFLTPERFNNLEGFLEEFADISKEDQIKKLHDLLGPHMLRRLKADVFKNMPAKTELIVRVELSQMQKKYYKFILTRNFEALNSKGGGNQVSLLNIMMDLKKCCNHPYLFPVAAVEAPVLPNGSYDGNSLVKSSGKLMLLQKMLKKLRDGGHRVLIFSQMTKMLDLLEDFLEYEGYKYERIDGGITGGLRQEAIDRFNAPGAQQFCFLLSTRAGGLGINLATADTVIIYDSDWNPHNDIQAFSRAHRIGQNKKVMIYRFVTRASVEERITQVAKRKMMLTHLVVRPGLGSKSGSMTKQELDDILKFGTEELFKDDVEGTVSQGQRIAVPDAVTPFSDTLSTKGGAATPGMKKKHGGTPPGDNKDVDDSSVIHYDDAAISKLLDRNQDATDDTELQNMNEYLSSFKVAQYVVREEDGVEEVEREIIKQEENVDPDYWEKLLRHHYEQQQEDLARNLGKGKRIRKQVNYNDTSQEDQEWQDELSDNQSEYSIGSEDEDEDFEERPEGQSGRRQSRRQLKSDRDKPLPPLLARVGGNIEVLGFNARQRKAFLNAIMRWGMPPQDAFNSHWLVRDLRGKSEKEFRAYVSLFMRHLCEPGADGAETFADGVPREGLSRQHVLTRIGVMSLVRKKVQEFEHVNGKYSTPDLVLEGLESKKSMEMVSSDSTTPVPASPAYTQAGPPALADKPETQLGFQEEKEQGEHVSRKASDSQVPASAEKGESEEHPESCDSKEKPREEKQEESEKAEPSPEPLLKDERIPEKEGPLEKAELNSSTGKGEDKEVKAEDAKAEETEHSEAQQNGDREDDEDGKKDDRSVNFRFMFNIADGGFTELHTLWQNEERAAISSGKIYDIWHRRHDYWLLAGIVTHGYARWQDIQNDPRYVILNEPFKSEVHKGNYLEMKNKFLARRFKLLEQALVIEEQLRRAAYLNMTQDPSHPAMALNARLAEVECLAESHQHLSKESLAGNKPANAVLHKVLNQLEELLSDMKADVTRLPSMLSRIPPVAARLQMSERSILSRLATRGGDPATQQGSFGSSQIYNSNFGPNFRGPGPGGIVNYSQMPLGPYVTDI, encoded by the exons ATGATACAGtgtggagagagaaagagagacagag TTGAAGAGGGGGATGGCTACGAGACAGACCACCAGGACTACTGCGAGGTGTGCCAGCAGGGAGGGGAGATCATCCTGTGCGACACCTGTCCCCGCGCCTACCACCTGGTGTGCCTGGACCCGGAGCTGGAGAAGGCCCCCGAGGGCAGGTGGAGCTGCCCCCACTGC gagaaggagggCATCCAGTGGGAGccgaaggaggaggaggaggaggaggaggaaggcggcgaggaggaggaggatgaccACATGGAGTTCTGCCGGGTCTGTAAGGATGGCggggagctgctgtgctgcGACACCTGCCCGTCCTCCTACCACCTGCACTGCCTGAACCCGCCACTGCCAGAGATCCCCAACGGGGAGTGGCTCTGCCCTCGCTGTACG TGCCCTCCACTGAAGGGCAAAGTCCAACGCATCCTGCACTGGGCCTGGAAGGagccgccggccgcccccctcccgcccgcgCTGGGGTCCCCGGACGCggagctgcctctgcccccGCCCAAGGCGCCGGGGGGGATCCCGGAGCGCGAGTTCTTCGTGAAATGGGCAGGTCTGTCCTACTGGCACTGCTCCTGGGTCAAGGAGCTGCAG CTGGAGCTCTACCACACCGTCATGTACCGCAACTACCAACGCAAGAACGACATGGATGAGCCGCCGGCCTTCGACTACGGCTCTGGGGACGAGGACAGCCAGCGGGAGAAGCGCAAGAACAAAGACCCGCAGTACGCCAAGATGGAGGAGCGGTTCTACCGCTACGGTATCAAGCCCGAGTGGATGATGATCCACCGCATCCTGAACCACAG CTTTGACAAAAAGGGAGACGTCCATTACCTGATCAAGTGGAAGGACCTGCCGTACGACCAGTGCACCTGGGAGATCGACGACATAGACATCCCGTACTACGAGAACCTCAAGCAGCTCTACTGGAACCACAG GGAGCTGATGCTGGGGGAGGACACGCGCCCGCTGAAGAAGCTgaacaagaaagggaaaaagctgAAAGAGGAGAAGCTAGAAAAGCCCCCAGAAAGGCCTCTGGTGGAT CCCACAGTGAAGTTCGACAAGCAGCCGTGGTACATCGATGCCACGGGAGGGACGCTCCACCCGTACCAGCTGGAAGGGCTGAACTGGCTGAGGTTTTCCTGGGCCCAAGGGACAGATACGATCCTGGCTGACgagatggggctggggaagACGGTGCAGACTATCGTGTTCTTGTATTCCCTGTACAAGGAG GGCCACTCGAAAGGGCCGTACCTGGTCAGCGCCCCTCTCTCCACCATCATCAACTGGGAGCGTGAGTTTGAGATGTGGGCACCCGACTTCTACGTCGTCACCTACACGGGGGACAAAGAAAGCCGCTCCGTCATCCGGGAAAACGAGTTTTCTTTTGAGGACAACGCCATCCGCAGTGGAAAGAAAGTTTTCCGGATGAAG aagGAAGCCCAGATCAAGTTCCACGTCCTGCTCACCTCCTACGAGCTGATCACCATTGACCAGGCGGTGCTGGGCTCCATCGAGTGGGCCTGTCTGGTGGTGGATGAGGCGCACAGGCTGAAGAACAACCAGTCCAAA TTCTTCAGAGTATTAAACTGCTACAAGATCGATTACAAGCTGCTGCTCACCGGGACTCCGCTCCAGAACAACCTGGAAGAGCTCTTCCACCTGCTCAACTTCCTGACTCCCGAGAGGTTTAA TAACCTGGAGGGGTTCCTGGAGGAGTTTGCCGACATCTCCAAGGAGGACCAGATCAAAAAGCTCCATGATCTGCTGGGTCCCCACATGCTGCGGCGGCTCAAGGCCGATGTGTTCAAGAACATGCCGGCCAAGACGGAGCTGATCGTGCGGGTGGAGCTGAGCCAGATGCAGAA gaaGTACTACAAGTTCATCCTGACAAGGAATTTCGAAGCCCTGAACTCAAAAGGTGGTGGGAACCAGGTCTCGCTACTCAACATCATGATGGACCTGAAGAAGTGCTGCAACCACCCGTATCTCTTCCCAGTGGCGGCTGTG GAGGCCCCAGTTCTGCCCAACGGATCCTACGATGGGAATTCTTTGGTCAAATCTTCTGGGAAACTGATgctgctccaaaagatgctgaAGAAGTTACGGGATGGGGGTCACAGAGTTCTGATCTTCTCTCAG ATGACGAAGATGCTGGACTTGCTGGAGGATTTCCTGGAGTATGAAGGCTACAAGTACGAGCGGATCGACGGGGGCATCACCGGCGGCCTGCGCCAGGAGGCCATCGACAGGTTTAACG CTCCTGGTGCTCAGcagttctgctttctcctctctACCCGTGCCGGCGGTCTGGGCATAAACCTTGCTACGGCCGACACAGTCATTATTTATGATTCTGACTGGAATCCCCACAATGACATCCAG GCTTTCAGCAGAGCTCACCGCATCGGGCAGAACAAGAAGGTGATGATCTACCGCTTCGTGACCAGAGCCTCCGTGGAGGAGCGCATCACCCAGGTGGCCAAGCGGAAGATGATGCTCACGCACCTCGTGGTGCGCCCGGGGCTGGGCTCCAAGTCGGGCTCCATGACCAAGCAGGAGCTGGACGACATCCTCAAGTTTGGGACAGAAGAGCTGTTCAAGGACGATGTGGAAG GCACAGTGTCCCAAGGACAGCGCATCGCTGTGCCAGATGCTGTCACCCCTTTCTCTGATACCCTGTCAACCAAAGGGGGTGCAGCGACTCCCGGCATGAAAAAGAAGCATGGTGGTACCCCCCCAG GTGACAATAAGGATGTGGATGACAGCAGCGTGATCCACTACGACGACGCTGCCATCTCTAAGCTTCTGGACCGGAACCAGGATGCGACTGATGACACGGAGCTGCAGAATATGAACGAGTATCTCAGCTCCTTTAAAGTGGCCCAGTATGTTGTGAGAGAAGAGGACGGTGTG GAAGAGGTGGAACGTGAGATCATCAAGCAAGAGGAGAACGTGGACCCTGACTATTGGGAGAAGCTGCTGCGGCACCACtatgagcagcagcaggaagatcTGGCCAGGAacctggggaaagggaagaggatCCGCAAGCAGGTCAACTACAACGACACCTCACAGGAGGACCAAG AGTGGCAGGACGAGCTCTCTGACAACCAGTCCGAGTACTCCATCGGCTCCGAGGACGAGGACGAAGACTTTGAAGAGAGGCCAGAAGGTCAGA GTGGCAGGAGACAATCCCGGCGGCAGCTGAAGAGTGACCGGGACAAGCCGCTCCCTCCTCTGCTGGCGAGAGTTGGGGGGAACATCGAG GTCCTCGGCTTCAACGCGCGGCAGCGCAAGGCGTTCCTGAACGCCATCATGCGCTGGGGGATGCCGCCCCAGGACGCCTTCAACTCCCACTGGCTGGTGCGGGACCTGCGTGGGAAGAGCGAGAAGGAATTCAG GGCCTACGTCTCCCTCTTCATGAGACATTTGTGTGAACCCGGCGCAGACGGTGCTGAAACCTTTGCGGACGGCGTTCCCCGGGAAGGACTGTCCCGGCAGCACGTGCTGACCCGCATAGGAGTCATGTCACTAGTAAGGAAGAAG GTCCAGGAGTTCGAGCATGTCAACGGGAAGTACAGCACCCCAGACCTGGTTCTCGAGGGCCTGGAGAGCAAGAAGTCCATGGAGATGGTGTCTTCAGACTCCACCACCCCtgtccccgccagccccgcgtACACGCAGGCGGGACCCCCGGCCCTGGCAG aCAAACCAGAAACGCAACTCGGGTtccaggaggagaaggagcaagGGGAGCACGTGTCCAGGAAGGCGTCCGACAGCCAG GTGCCTGCGAGTGCCGAGAAGGGGGAAAGCGAAGAGCACCCAGAGAGCTGTGACAGCAAGGAGAAACCGAGGGAGGAGAAGCAAGAGGAGAGTGAAAAGGCTGAGCCTTCTCCCGAGCCCCTGCTGAAAG ACGAGAGGATTCCGGAGAAGGAGGGGCCTTTGGAGAAGGCGGagctgaacagcagcacagggaagggggaGGACAAAGAAGTCAAAGCAG AAGATGCCAAGGCGGAGGAGACGGAGCACAGCGAGGCTCAGCAAAATGGGGACAGAGAGGATGACGAGGATGGAAAGAAGGATGACAGAAGTGTGAACTTCCGATTCATGTTCAACATTGCAGATGGTGGTTTTACAG AGCTGCACACGCTGTGGCAGAACGAGGAGCGGGCTGCCATCTCCTCCGGCAAGATCTACGACATCTGGCACCGGCGACACGACTACTGGCTGTTGGCAGGAATTGTCAC tcACGGCTACGCCCGCTGGCAGGACATCCAGAACGACCCGCGGTACGTGATCCTGAACGAGCCCTTCAAGTCGGAGGTGCACAAGGGGAACTACCTCGAGATGAAGAACAAGTTCCTCGCCCGGCGGTTCAAG TTGCTGGAGCAGGCCCTGGTGATCGAGGAGCAGCTGCGGCGGGCAGCGTACCTCAACATGACCCAAGACCCCAGTCACCCCGCCATGGCCCTGAACGCGCGGCTGGCTGAAGTGGAGTGCCTTGCCGAGAGCCACCAGCACCTCTCCAAAGAGTCCCTGGCCGGCAACAAGCCCGCGAACGCCGTCCTGCACAAGG TGCTGAACCAGCTCGAGGAGCTGCTGAGCGACATGAAGGCCGACGTGACGCGCCTGCCCTCCATGCTGTCCCGCATCCCGCCCGTGGCCGCCCGGCTGCAGATGTCGGAGCGGAGCATCCTCAGCCGCCTGGCCACCCGCGGCGGGGACCCGGCCACCCAGCAG ggctccttcGGCTCCTCCCAGATCTACAACAGCAACTTTGGGCCAAACTTCCGAGGTCCCGGGCCAGGCGGGATTGTCAACTACAGCCAGATGCCTCTGGGACCGTACGTGACTG ATATTTAG